A segment of the Bdellovibrio bacteriovorus genome:
GGCTGCAGGGGCTTTTTGTCAAAAGCTTAAATCCTCTGTCATAAATGTCGATCTCGTGAGCACAAGTCGGACCAAACCAGGCCACCACTTGTTTTTTCTGAGAGATCGCCATGTGCATGCCCAGACTGTCCCCGGTCACAACCACATCACAGGCGGCAACACTGATCAGGCCGTCACGAAGCCCCGACTCGGTTTCCGAAGAAATCACGGAATAACCTTCCTGAATAAGACCGTTACGAATGGTGTCTTCAGGACCGCCCAGCAGCGCAATTTCAGCATACGGAAACTTTGCCTGAATGCGCTCAATCAGCAGACGATGATAGTCCACCGTCAGTTTTTTATAAGGAATCACCGGACTGCATCCAGTGTTCAAACCAATCACCAGGGATTTATTATTTTCAGCAAGCCACATGTCTTTACGACGACGAGCTTCTCGGTCTTCACTTTCAGTCAGTGGCAACCAATAGTCATCGCGCTGGTATTCACCCAACTCCAAAGCCTCAATCATCAACTGGGTTTCAGGCTTTTGATTGACGAAGAATTTTTTATGATTGTCCAAACCCAGTTCCCACAGCTCTTGAGCCGCGTCCGTGGCCGGAACAATCGCGCCGTTGGATCCTTGAACCGTGAAGCCATAAATTTGATCCACTTGAGTGCGCTTCACAACCCCACAGGCCTTCAGGGACTTATCAATCACAAAACCCACTTCAAATTCCAAAGTCGACAGTTGCAAAAGGTCCGCTTCGCTGGTGGTCAGGACACGATCAAGGGCAGGATGATTTTTCAGCAGATGGTGAGCCGGCGCATCAGTCACCCAGGTGATCATGGAACCGGGGTATTTCCGCTTGATGGCTTTCAGCAGACTGGTGCTGCGAACCACGGCCCCCAAGGCGCCCAGATGAACAATCAAAACAGAGCATGTCGGCACATCTTTTTGCGCGCAGGAAGAGTCACACACCGTATTTTTGGAGCAGGGTTTGTAACCGGAAAAGTGTCTGCAATTGATCATCGCCATCTTCATATTCTATGTCAGTTGCCCGCCGATGGCGCAGATCCAGACCGGCTTTTCAGGACCTTCGTATTGTTGAAAGCCGGCTGAAATATTCCGATAAGCCCTCGAATGAGAATCGAGAAAGAACCCCTGCAAATCCCCGCCCTGCAAATGCAGCCTTCCGCTGATGGCGGCAGCTTTACGGTTCTTTCCACGCGCAAAAGCTATCGCCTGAATCCCCTGCAGTACTCATATCTGGATGTGCTTAAAAACGGCAGCTCCATCGAGGGCCTGGTTCAG
Coding sequences within it:
- a CDS encoding glycosyltransferase family 9 protein produces the protein MAMINCRHFSGYKPCSKNTVCDSSCAQKDVPTCSVLIVHLGALGAVVRSTSLLKAIKRKYPGSMITWVTDAPAHHLLKNHPALDRVLTTSEADLLQLSTLEFEVGFVIDKSLKACGVVKRTQVDQIYGFTVQGSNGAIVPATDAAQELWELGLDNHKKFFVNQKPETQLMIEALELGEYQRDDYWLPLTESEDREARRRKDMWLAENNKSLVIGLNTGCSPVIPYKKLTVDYHRLLIERIQAKFPYAEIALLGGPEDTIRNGLIQEGYSVISSETESGLRDGLISVAACDVVVTGDSLGMHMAISQKKQVVAWFGPTCAHEIDIYDRGFKLLTKSPCSPCWKRTCEKAIMCYDQVSLEEVIDALESCCANRLSGRSTALNPAP